The Stutzerimonas stutzeri DNA window TTGGTTGCAGGAGCGAGGCGTTCGGTTGGCGGCGGCGGGGCGGGAGATCATTCTCGATCACCTCGCCTGGCGCCTGAACAATGGCTACAAGGCGCGCTCCACGGCGCGCTTTCTTTCCGGGCTGCGCGGCTTTTACCGCTACCTATTGCGTGAGGGTGAGATTTCGCTCGATCCGACATTGCGTGTCGACTTGCCCCGCCTGGGGCGGCCGCTACCCAAGGCATTGTCCGAAGCGGACGTGGAGGCCTTGCTGGCGGCGCCCGATACGGGTGATCCGCTTGGGTTGCGGGATCGGGCAATGCTCGAGGTGCTCTATGCCTGCGGCTTGCGGGTCACCGAGCTGATCAGTCTGACCCTGGAGCAGGTGAGCATGCGCCAGGGCGTGTTGCGAACCTTCGGCAAGGGCAACAAGGAGCGTCTGGTTCCGCTCGGCGAAGAAGCGCTGCACTGGCTGCAGCGTTACCAGCGGGATGCTCGAGATCAACTGCTGGCAGGTCGGCCCAGTGACGTGCTTTTTCCGAGCCAGCGCGGCGAGCAGATGACCCGCCAGACCTTCTGGCACCGTATCAAGCTGCACGCCCGGGTCGCAGGTATCGCGACCGGCATTTCGCCCCACACCCTGCGTCACGCGTTCGCAACGCACCTGCTAAACCATGGGGCGGACTTGCGTACCGTGCAAATGCTGCTTGGCCACAGCGACCTGTCTACGACACAGATCTACACGCACATCGCACGCGCGCGGCTGCAGGAGCTGCATGCGACGCATCATCCGCGAGGCTAGCCAGCGGTGGATTGGCTGCTCATGATGCCGCCGGAGCAGTCGCATCGAACGATCGGCTGCACAACGTAGTGGAGAGGCCTGTGGCAGTTTGCAGCACTTGGCTATGGTAGGCTTTGCGCCTTTCCTTGATCGTCGCTGCCAGGAGTTCCCATGGGCGTGATTCGTATGTTCGCTGCCGCCACAGTTGGTCTGGTCAGCACCGTTGCAATGGCCGCCGATCCGGATCAGGCAATACGTCAATCGCTGCAGAAAATTCAGCCCGACATGCCGATCGAGGCGGTAGCCGAGAGCCCGATGCCGGGGGTGTATCAGGTTCAGCTGGAAGGCGGGCGGCAGCTGTATGCCAGTGCTGACGGTCAGTTTGTCATTCAGGGTTATCTCTACCAGTTCAAGGATGGGCAGGCGGTCAACCT harbors:
- the xerD gene encoding site-specific tyrosine recombinase XerD; this encodes MPTLDDPVIDRYLDALWLEKGLADNSREAYRNDLASFNGWLQERGVRLAAAGREIILDHLAWRLNNGYKARSTARFLSGLRGFYRYLLREGEISLDPTLRVDLPRLGRPLPKALSEADVEALLAAPDTGDPLGLRDRAMLEVLYACGLRVTELISLTLEQVSMRQGVLRTFGKGNKERLVPLGEEALHWLQRYQRDARDQLLAGRPSDVLFPSQRGEQMTRQTFWHRIKLHARVAGIATGISPHTLRHAFATHLLNHGADLRTVQMLLGHSDLSTTQIYTHIARARLQELHATHHPRG